The following proteins are co-located in the Streptomyces sp. DT2A-34 genome:
- a CDS encoding acyltransferase domain-containing protein — translation MVRAFHAGGVIQPAIQQVFEQVDQVAVERGLPPLGPWLLGPQPPNGRDLAHAAAGTSQLALFGASLAVHEALCHRYGMPSAAVAVSFGEIAALTAAGVFTVGDGARAAHDLALVLSSCPGGLTLLTCSEQAARGLLEHAGARDAVVAVVNDDRSVVVAGPPAALAHVEKAAADRGLAAVRLRLPFASHHPALGFAAEAFADAVRDYPRSAARFPVYSAVAGRPYDATDDLPRRLADCLIRPAMVPAVLRQAARHEPGVLFEAGTGESLALSARRVLADSPPAIHAPLAEPDFPW, via the coding sequence TTGGTAAGAGCTTTCCACGCGGGCGGGGTCATACAGCCGGCCATCCAGCAGGTCTTCGAGCAGGTCGACCAGGTCGCCGTCGAGCGCGGGCTGCCACCGCTCGGTCCCTGGCTGCTGGGTCCACAGCCGCCCAACGGACGCGACCTGGCGCACGCCGCCGCGGGCACGTCGCAACTCGCCTTGTTCGGCGCGTCGTTGGCGGTGCACGAAGCGCTGTGCCACCGCTATGGGATGCCGTCGGCCGCTGTGGCGGTGAGCTTCGGTGAGATCGCCGCACTGACCGCGGCCGGGGTGTTCACGGTCGGCGACGGCGCACGCGCGGCCCATGACCTCGCGCTCGTCCTGTCTTCTTGTCCCGGCGGACTGACGCTGCTCACCTGCTCGGAGCAGGCCGCGCGCGGCCTGCTGGAACACGCGGGGGCCCGGGACGCGGTGGTAGCCGTGGTCAACGACGACCGGTCCGTGGTGGTCGCCGGTCCGCCGGCGGCGCTGGCCCACGTCGAGAAGGCGGCAGCGGACAGGGGCCTGGCCGCCGTACGGTTGCGCCTGCCGTTCGCCTCTCACCACCCCGCGCTCGGCTTCGCGGCTGAGGCGTTCGCCGACGCCGTGCGTGATTACCCCCGGTCCGCGGCGCGCTTCCCGGTCTACTCGGCCGTGGCCGGTCGTCCGTACGACGCGACGGACGATCTGCCCCGGCGGCTGGCCGACTGTCTGATCCGCCCCGCCATGGTGCCCGCGGTGTTGCGTCAGGCGGCCCGGCACGAGCCGGGCGTTCTCTTCGAGGCGGGTACGGGCGAGTCGCTCGCGCTGAGCGCCCGCAGGGTGCTCGCCGACAGCCCACCGGCCATCCACGCCCCGCTTGCGGAACCCGACTTTCCCTGGTGA